The genomic segment CGGGAGTAGCCACGTTCGACCGAGAGCGTGTCGAGGATGACGGCGCGGGACTCGTCCACGTCGTAGTGTTCCAGTTTCTGCTCTACCTCGCGGGCCGTCGTCCGGGTGGAGACGACGAGGAAGTGGTCGGTGTCGGTCTTCAGAAAGTCGGTGTCGATTCGGTCCGTCTCGCCGATGCTCGGATGCAGGAGAAGAATGCCCGTGCCGCCGGGAATCGTGTCCGGCGTGTTCTCGATGGCGAGGGTGTAATCCATACCAGATTCTCCGACCGGGGAACCTTAAGACTGCGGGTGAGTCTCTGTCGCATCCGGCGATTCGCGGACCGCGAACCCCCCTCCGGCGTCGCCATCTCCGTCGCCGGTTCCGTCCGCACTTCGGTTGTTGCCGTCCGCACTTCGGTTGTTGCCGCCTCGGCGCTCTCACAGTACGAAGTCAGAACACGCTGTCGGCCGTCGCGGCGCCGATGACGCTGAACACCGCACCGATGCTCGCCGCCTTCAGCGTGACCCTCAGCACGTCGAGTTGGAGGCTCAACCCGAAGAACGTGTCCGCGTCGCCGGCCATCTCCGAGAGGAACGTCCCCGGCGCGTCGAACGCGAGTGCGAGGATGAGCACCGAGAGGTAGGCGACGAGGATGAGCGAGACGAACCGGGCGGGGACGCCGAGGAGTTCTCGTTCCCGGTCGGGGTCCCTGTCGTCCGCCTTGTAGAGCGCCCCGTACCCGACGGTGAGGACGATGACGGCGGTGAGCAATCCCTGCACGACCGACATGCTGGCCGCGAGGTTCCACACCTCCTCGGTGACGACGAACGGTCCCGCGAGCAGGAACCCCCCGACGACCTGTTGGGCCGTGTCCGCGAGTGCGAACCGGCGGCGTCTTCCGACCATGCCCCGATGCTTGCGACGCCTCGGCATAAACCGTCCGGCGCACTCTCTGCCCCGCCCCGCCGCACGCGACGGGCCGGTCGGCGTCCCGAATCCAGTCACGTTTAGTCGTCCGGCGACGACCCGACCGTATGAGCGTCAGAGACGAGTTCGACGCGTGGGCCACCGACGGCCGCGACAAGGGGATGGAGGAGCGACACTGGCACACGGCCAAGCACGTCCTCGCGCGGATGCCCGTCGAGTCGGGCGACGTGGTGTTGGACCTCGGATGCGGCAGCGGATACGCCGGCCGCGCCCTCCGCGAGACGAAGGACGCGGGGCGCGTGTACGGACTGGACGGCGCCCCGGAGATGGCGCGCAACGCCCGGTCGTACACCGACGACGAGAGCGTCGACTTCCTCGTCGGCGACTTCGACGAACTGCCGTTCGCCGACGACAGTCTCGACCACGTGTTCTCGATGGAGGCGTTCTACTACGCCGCCGACCCCGACCACGCACTCGCCGAAATCGCGCGGGTCCTCCGCCCCGGCGGGACGTTCTTCTGCGCGGTCAACTACTACGAGGAGAACGAGGCGTCCCACGCGTGGCAGGAGAACATCGCGATAGAGATGACGCGGTGGTCCCGGGAGGAGTACCGCGAGGCCTTCCGCGATGCCGGCCTCTACGTCGCCGAACAGGACAACGTGCCGGACCTGGAGATAGAGATTCCGCCCGCGGAGGCGTTCCCCACCGAGAACTGGGAGACGCGCGAGGCGATGGTCGAACGCTACCGGACGCTCGGGACGCTTCTGACCGTCGGCGTCGCGCCCTGACTCTCCGACTCAGTCGCCGGCGACGTCGCGCCCTAACGAACCGTCGGCGCTACGCCTGACCCTCGCGACTCAGTCGCCGTCGGACGCCGTCGGCAGGTCGCCTACTACCGGCCCGTCTATCACTGACCCGTCGCAGTCGAAGTGCGACCCGTGACACCGACAGTCCCGCGTCCGGTCGCCGTCGTTCCACTCGACGAGACAGCCCATGTGCGGGCAGACGGCGGAGACGGCGTGCAGGTCCGCCTCGTCGTCGCGGTGGACGCCGCGCACGTCGCTGCCGTCTCGGAGCACCGTCGCCTCCCTCGGCGCGAGGACCCGCACCTCCTCGGACCGGGGCTTCGTCACCCGGTCGCCGGCGAACGAATTCGCCACCTCGGCGTTCTCCTCGACGAACTCGTTCGCCGCCGACGACGGCCCGAGGCGGTCCGAAACCAGTAGGCGTCTCGGTCGGCGGTCGGGTCGGTCTCGGCCGGTGAAGTGTCGTAGGGCATGGGTACGCCCCGCTGTGAACGAGATAGCCGTGGTAGCGAGGCGTCGGGGAAACTCCTGCTGGTCGCGCGTCCGAACTCCCGCTCGGTTCGACCCCTTCGTTTCGAGTGGAGATTGTGACTGGTCAGCGTCCGGATAGTCGCGTCCGCACCGTCCGACCGGCGTGTTCGCGCCGCCTCGGTGGCCGGATTCGAGCCGTTCGAGTGGCCGGATTCGCGTCCATGCGTTCGATTGGGATGGACTCGACGGAGACGGTCGAGACTGCAGTGGAACCGGTCGGTATCAGTCGCGAAGACGGCCGAAACGGCCGAGTCAGGCGGTCACAGTCCGCCGCGTTCGCCGGTCCGACCGCCGAAGCGTTCGATGACGACGAAGCTGAGGCTGGTGACGACGAGGAGGACACAGCCCATCGCCGTGGCGGGGCCGAGTCGCCGTCCCAGATAGCGCTCGACGGCGACGGGCATCGTGTAACTGGCCGACCCCTCCGCGAGAATGACCGTCGAGTCGAACTCGCCGATGCTGATGGCGAACGCGAACGCCGCGCCGGCGACGACGCCCGCGGCGACCAGAGGGAGTTCCACGTCGAGGAGGGCGCGGACGCGACTCGCGCCCAGCGTCCGCGACGCCTCCACGAGGCGGGGGTCGAGGCCGCCGAGGAGGGGGGCGACGTTGCGCGTCACGAACGGGTACGCGCCGACGGCGTGGGCGGCGACGATGGCCAACGCGCCCGTCACCTGCACGCGGGTGCCGAACACGTCGACGCCGAACACCAGTCCCCGGAGGAGGCCGAGGCCGACGACGATGCCCGACACCGTCAGCGGTGCCATCGAGAGGGCGTCGATTACCTTCCGCCCGCGGAACTCCCGCGTCGTCAACACGCTGGTGACGACGCCCATCGGGAGGGCGAGAGCGAGCGTTCCGAGGCCGAAGACGAGCGAGTTCCTGACCGCCGAGAGCGGCCGAACCTGATAGGTCGTCCCCGTCTGCTGGCGTTCGACGAGGAACAGGTAGTGGTCGAGCGTGAACCCGCCCTGCGGTCCGGTGACGCTGGCGAGGAGCATCGACGCGATGGGGGCGACGAACACCACGACGGCGACGACGCCGTACGCGAGGACGGCCAGCGTGGTTCCGAGTTCGGGGAGCGACGGCGCGGACGGCCACACCGACCGACGACGCTGCGGGCGCGCGCCGCGACTGCCCGACGCGCGACTCCCCTCGTAGCGGAGGTAGGCGTACGTCAGCGCCAGCGAGATGGCCGTCTCGACGGCCGCCAGCGACGCCGCCTCCGCGAAGGCGAGGTTCTGGACGCGCGAGTAGATGAACACCTCGACGGTGGCGAGTTGGAAGCCGCCGAGGGCGAGGACGATGGGGAAGGAGGCGAAGGTGAAGATGAACGTGAGCGTCGCGCCGACGGCGACGGCGGGGAGCAGTTGCGGGAGGACCACGTCGAGGAAGGCGCGACGCGGCGACGCGCCGAGCGTCCGGGCCGTCTCCACGGCGGAGGCGTCCACGCTCTCCCACGCCGCCGTCGCCACGCGCGTGACGAGGGGTGCGTTGTAGAAGGCGTGGGCGACGATGATGGCGGGCAGCGAGTAGAGCATCGTGAACTCGGGGAGTCCGAGGGCGGACAGCGCGCGGTTGAGCGTCCCGTTCTGCCCGAACGTCGCGACGAAGCCGATGGCGACCATGATGGAGGGCATGACGAACGGGAGGATGGTGAGCGAGCGAAGTGTCTCCCGGCCGCGGAAGTCGAAGCGCGACAGCACCCACGCGCCGGGGAGGCCGAGGGCGACGGAGGCGACGGTGGAGAGCAGCGCTTGGTACGCGGTGAACCGGAAGATGCCGAGGTAGAACGGCGACGTGAGCACCTCGACGAGGGGGGTCAGCGTCCACTCGCCGGAGACGCGCACCGCGTCGACGAACACCGTCCCGACGGGGTAGTAGAAGAGGACGAACAGGACGACTGCGGTCACGGCGGCGACGAACGCCAGCGCCCGCCGTTCGACCCCTCGGGCGAGTGCCGCGACGCTCACCCGTTCAGTTCCCGACGAACTGCCGTTCCCACGCGCTGGTCCACTCACTGAGGTTGTCTCGGAGCGTGTCGTAGTTGAAAGTGACTGCTTCGGGGGGTTCCTGCGCGTACTTGGCGAACGACTCGGGCAACTCCGCCGTCGTCGTCGCCGGGTACTGGACGTTGCGGACGGCTATCTCCGCCTGCACGTCCGGCCGGAGGACGAAGTCCATGAACGTCCGAGCGAGTTCGGGCCGGTCGGTGCCCTCGAACATCGCCATCCCCTCGGGGTTGGCGTAGCCCTGGTCGTTCAGGAAGCGGAGTTGGTGCTTCGCCAGGTCCTCGCCGGAGTCGTGGGCGTACACCTGGTCGGTGGAGTAGGAGACGACCATCGGCGCCTCCCCGTTCGAGTAGGCGGTGTAGGAGGTGGACCAGTCCTCCAGCACGCGCACGTCGTTCTCCTTCAGCCCCTGCCAGTAGTCGAGGAAGCCGTCGCGCCCCTTCGCCGCGACGGTGTGCAGGAGGAACGCCTTACCCGTCGCACTCGAGACGGGGTTCTGGGTCAACAGGTCGCCCGCGAACTGGTCCTCCAGCAGGCCGTCGAACGTCGCCGGCGCGGAGAAGTCGCCGTCGCCGAACGTCTCGTCGAAGACGAGGCAGATGTAGCCCGTGTCGTACGGGACGGCGCGTCCCTGCGGGTCGAACTCCAGCGACTCCTTCACCGTGTCGCGCCGTTCGAGGCCGTCGACGGGGGCGAAGAGCGGGGCGTCGAGATTCTCGTCGATGCGGATGAGCATGTTCACGTCCAGCCCAACGTACAGGTCCGACGGGATGTCGACGCCGCGGGCGGCGCGTTCGATGTAGTAGTTCACCTCGCTGTCGGGCGTCTCGTAGCGAATCGTCGCGTCGAACTCCGACTCGAAGGCGTCCTTCAACCACGGGCCGGGACTCGTACTCGGCGCGTCCACGAACGCGCCGTACGTCGCGACGACCAACTCCGGCGTCTCCCCGCCGGCGGTGCCCGTCGTCGTCCCCGTCTCACTCGCCGTCGTGCCGCCCGTCGTCGTCGTGCCCTCGTCCGCCGTGGTCGCGCCGCCGTCGCCGAGACACCCGGTGAGAGCCGCGACGCCGCCTGCTCCCGCCGTCGTCAGGAAACTGCGTCGTTTCATTACCAAGTAGTTCCACCCGGTGATACTTAACGCGTGTCATCGCGAGCGACTGCGGGCGTCGGCGCCGAGGGGCGTCCGTCGACGGAGAGGCGCGACGAGTCTGTCGACGGAACCGCCGCGTCGAACCGTCGCGCCGCGTTTCGGAGGAACGACTTTGTACCTCCACAGATACCTCCGGTCGTGACACTCGACCGTCGGTACGTGTTCGGCGGACTGTTCGTCCTCACGGGCGTCGCCGCCGCGTTCCTCCTGCGTTCCGTCCTCGGCACCGTCTTCTTCGCCGTCACCGTCGCCTACCTGCTGTGGCCGGTCCGACAGGCGCTGGTCCGGCGCGGACAGTCGTTCCGGGTGGCGAGCGGTGTGGCGACTGTGGGGGCACTTCTGGCCGCGCTCCTCGTCCTCTCGCCGTTGGTCGTCGTCGTCTACCTCCGCTTCGACGCGCTCGCGTCGCTCTTGGACCTCATCCCCTCGGACGTCGTCTTCGAACTGTTCGGGATGACGTACCGGTTCACGCTGGCGGAGGTGTCGACGTTCGCCGTCGCGTACCTCCGGCGACTGGCGACGGCCGCGGCGGCGGCGACGCCCGTCCTTCTCGTGAAGGCGACGCTGTTCGTCTTCCTCGTCTACTCGCTGCTCTACCACGGCGAGAAAGCCCAGCGCGCGGCGCTCGCCGTCGTCCCGTCGTCGTACCAGCCGGCCGCCAGAGCCCTGAACGAACGCGCCCGCGACACGCTGTTCGCCATCTACGTCCTGCAGGCCGCGACGGCCGTCGGGACGTTCGTCCTCGCCCTGCCGGTGTTCTACCTGCTCGGCTACGAGGCCGTCGTCACGCTCGCCACCGTCGCCGCCGTCCTCCAGTTCGTCCCCATCCTCGGCCCGACGCTCCTCCTCGCGGGGTTGGCGGCGTACCAACTCGCCATCGGGCAGACGGTGGCGGCACTCCTCGTCGTCTTCGTCGGCGGTGCCGTCGTCGCGTGGCTTCCGGACGTGCTCATCCGACCGCGCCTCGCCCAACAGACGGCGCACATCCCCGGCAGCCTCTACTTCGTCGGTTTCTTCGGCGGCGCTCTCACCCTCGGCGCCGTCGGTATCGTCGCCGGTCCCCTCGCCGTCGGCCTGTTCGTCGAGACGGCGTCGCTGCTCACCGGCGAACTCCACGCCGTCCCCGTCGACGACGAGTGAAGTCACGGGGCTCGTTCGAGCGGAGGTGGTCACGCACCGAAACCCGCTCGCGGCGTCCTCCATCCCGGCCTCTCGCGAACTCTATATAAACGGGTTATACGAATAAGCTACAGAACGATGCAGTTACGGGCCTTCTATTCGGGTATATGGCACAGAGAACCCGTGCCGACGACCGAGGCAGCGCCACCGAATTAGAACTCTACCTCCCCGCCGGGGTCAGCCCGTCGTTCGACGGCAGTTGGTTCGACCGACTGTGGGCGAGGCTGTTCGACTATCGCGTCTGAGACGCCGACGTCGCTCCGAACGAACGCGCTGACACCGTCGACTCGGAGGTAGCGTGTATTCTCGCCCGCCCGACTCTCCCGGTCTGACCGCCGCGTACGAGACGTGAGAGAGTGAACGGTCTCGTCGTGTCCGGGAATCGCGACCGACCCAGTTAAGCCCCCACACGGTCACCGCTACGACCACGGCAGCGAGCGGTGTCGCGTCGATCGTCACCGAACGTCTCGACACCCCTCGTCGCGAGATTCGAAACTGCACACCACTCCCCTGTAGAACATGACCGACATCAAAGCGGTCGTCCGGGTTCAGCACCCCGACATCGTGCTCTCACAGACGGTCGATCACGACCGAAGCTCGACGGTCAAGTCGGTGTCAGAAGCGGGCACTGACCCGACGTCGGGGAAGTTCTTCTATCACATCGAGTCGTCCGACTTCTCCCAGTTCGAAGACGGACTCCGGAACGACAGCACCGTCGCCGAGTTCGAACGCGTCAGCGAAACCAGAGACGAGAAGGCAATCTACAGCTTCGAGTACACGGACGAAGCGAAGGTCCTCTCGCCGGTAGTCTCGGCGGCGAACGGCGTCATCCTCGACATGGAGAACGACGGAAGCGCCTGGATACTGACGGTGTGGATACCCGAGCGAACGGAGTTGGTCCACCTCTGGGAGTACGCACAGGAGAACGACATCGACATCGAATTACTGCGCGTGAACGAGTACGCCAGCCTGGGTACGACGGACGCCGGGTTGACCGACAGCCAACGGGACGCACTCCTCGTCGCACTCGAAACGGGGTACTTCGAAGAACCGCGGGACGCGACGCTCGGCGACGTCGCCGCCGATTTGGACATCTCTCAACCCGCGGCCAGCGGCCTCCTCCGACGCGGAATCAAGCGACTCATCGTGTCATCTCTGCTGGACGACGAGGAATCCCCGGACTGACCGTCGACGACTCGTGCGACGGCGACGGTGACGCCCGAGGAACTTCGGGAGCGCGTACGATAGTACTTAGCTGTTTCCCACGACTCGACAGTTCAGCCGCCGAGAAAATGCGAACAGATAACAGGGCTCGTCGTGACCGTGGTAGGGACGAATGCCAGAGCCAGTCATCGCGTCGGTCGGCGCCTCGCCGATCGGCCGCACGGACCTCCCGGGTCGCGACCTGTTCTCGGTCGCCCTCGCGGAGGCGTTCGACGAACTGCCCGACCCCGCCGACGTCGTGGAGGCGATGTACGTCGGCAACCAGTCGGAGAGCTACGAACACCAGATAATGCACGGGACGCTCCTGGCCGAGTGGGCCGGCCTCCGTCACGTCCCCGCCGAACGAGTCGAGGGATGCGCCGCCGCGGGTGCGCTCGCGCTGCGTAACGCGGTCAAGGACGTCCGCAACGGCGAGCACGAGGCCGTGCTCGCCTGCGGCGTCGAGAAGATGACGTCCGCGGGTACCAGCGGCGCGACGGACGCGCTGTCGGCTGCGTTCGACCGCGCCATCGAGCAGCGCTCCGGCGTCACCGCGCCCAGCCAGTACGCGCTCCTCGCCCAGCGGTACCTCCACGAGACCGACGCCACGGAGCGCGACCTCGCCGAAATCGCGGTGAAGAATCACGCCAACGCCGCTCGCAACCCCCGAGCGCAGTTCCCGAAGGAGATCGACGTGGCGACGGTTCTGGACTCCGACCCCGTCGCCCCGCCGCTGAAGCTCTACGACTGCGCGCCGGTCGGTGACGGTGCCGCGGCCGTCCTCGTGACGACCGCCGAGTTGGCGGCCGACCTCGACTGCCCGCAGGTGCGCGTCGCGGGTAGCGGGGCCTCCGCGAACAACATCGCGGTCGCAGAGCGGAACATGACCGACATCGCGGGCGCTCGCGTCGTCGCCGAGACGGCCTACGAGGAAGCGGGTATCGACGCCGCGGCCGTCGACATCGCGGAGGTCCACGACGCCTTCACCGTCTGCGAGGCGTTGCTCGCGGAGGCCGCCGGCTTCGCCCCCTCGGGAACGGGCTATCAGAGCTACCGGGAACCAGCCGAGCGAGCGGACGGCTGGACGGACGTGCAGTTGAGTCCGAGCGGTGGCCTGAAGGCCCGGGGCCACCCCATCGGCGCGACCGGCCTCCTGCAGGCGCTCGAAGCCTACGAACAGCTCACGGGGGCCGCGGGTGACCGTGCGGTCGAGGG from the Halogeometricum rufum genome contains:
- a CDS encoding DUF2391 family protein, with protein sequence MVGRRRRFALADTAQQVVGGFLLAGPFVVTEEVWNLAASMSVVQGLLTAVIVLTVGYGALYKADDRDPDRERELLGVPARFVSLILVAYLSVLILALAFDAPGTFLSEMAGDADTFFGLSLQLDVLRVTLKAASIGAVFSVIGAATADSVF
- a CDS encoding class I SAM-dependent methyltransferase, coding for MSVRDEFDAWATDGRDKGMEERHWHTAKHVLARMPVESGDVVLDLGCGSGYAGRALRETKDAGRVYGLDGAPEMARNARSYTDDESVDFLVGDFDELPFADDSLDHVFSMEAFYYAADPDHALAEIARVLRPGGTFFCAVNYYEENEASHAWQENIAIEMTRWSREEYREAFRDAGLYVAEQDNVPDLEIEIPPAEAFPTENWETREAMVERYRTLGTLLTVGVAP
- a CDS encoding Rieske 2Fe-2S domain-containing protein codes for the protein MANSFAGDRVTKPRSEEVRVLAPREATVLRDGSDVRGVHRDDEADLHAVSAVCPHMGCLVEWNDGDRTRDCRCHGSHFDCDGSVIDGPVVGDLPTASDGD
- a CDS encoding ABC transporter permease gives rise to the protein MSVAALARGVERRALAFVAAVTAVVLFVLFYYPVGTVFVDAVRVSGEWTLTPLVEVLTSPFYLGIFRFTAYQALLSTVASVALGLPGAWVLSRFDFRGRETLRSLTILPFVMPSIMVAIGFVATFGQNGTLNRALSALGLPEFTMLYSLPAIIVAHAFYNAPLVTRVATAAWESVDASAVETARTLGASPRRAFLDVVLPQLLPAVAVGATLTFIFTFASFPIVLALGGFQLATVEVFIYSRVQNLAFAEAASLAAVETAISLALTYAYLRYEGSRASGSRGARPQRRRSVWPSAPSLPELGTTLAVLAYGVVAVVVFVAPIASMLLASVTGPQGGFTLDHYLFLVERQQTGTTYQVRPLSAVRNSLVFGLGTLALALPMGVVTSVLTTREFRGRKVIDALSMAPLTVSGIVVGLGLLRGLVFGVDVFGTRVQVTGALAIVAAHAVGAYPFVTRNVAPLLGGLDPRLVEASRTLGASRVRALLDVELPLVAAGVVAGAAFAFAISIGEFDSTVILAEGSASYTMPVAVERYLGRRLGPATAMGCVLLVVTSLSFVVIERFGGRTGERGGL
- a CDS encoding thiamine ABC transporter substrate-binding protein, whose product is MKRRSFLTTAGAGGVAALTGCLGDGGATTADEGTTTTGGTTASETGTTTGTAGGETPELVVATYGAFVDAPSTSPGPWLKDAFESEFDATIRYETPDSEVNYYIERAARGVDIPSDLYVGLDVNMLIRIDENLDAPLFAPVDGLERRDTVKESLEFDPQGRAVPYDTGYICLVFDETFGDGDFSAPATFDGLLEDQFAGDLLTQNPVSSATGKAFLLHTVAAKGRDGFLDYWQGLKENDVRVLEDWSTSYTAYSNGEAPMVVSYSTDQVYAHDSGEDLAKHQLRFLNDQGYANPEGMAMFEGTDRPELARTFMDFVLRPDVQAEIAVRNVQYPATTTAELPESFAKYAQEPPEAVTFNYDTLRDNLSEWTSAWERQFVGN
- a CDS encoding AI-2E family transporter — translated: MTLDRRYVFGGLFVLTGVAAAFLLRSVLGTVFFAVTVAYLLWPVRQALVRRGQSFRVASGVATVGALLAALLVLSPLVVVVYLRFDALASLLDLIPSDVVFELFGMTYRFTLAEVSTFAVAYLRRLATAAAAATPVLLVKATLFVFLVYSLLYHGEKAQRAALAVVPSSYQPAARALNERARDTLFAIYVLQAATAVGTFVLALPVFYLLGYEAVVTLATVAAVLQFVPILGPTLLLAGLAAYQLAIGQTVAALLVVFVGGAVVAWLPDVLIRPRLAQQTAHIPGSLYFVGFFGGALTLGAVGIVAGPLAVGLFVETASLLTGELHAVPVDDE
- a CDS encoding helix-turn-helix domain-containing protein, with amino-acid sequence MTDIKAVVRVQHPDIVLSQTVDHDRSSTVKSVSEAGTDPTSGKFFYHIESSDFSQFEDGLRNDSTVAEFERVSETRDEKAIYSFEYTDEAKVLSPVVSAANGVILDMENDGSAWILTVWIPERTELVHLWEYAQENDIDIELLRVNEYASLGTTDAGLTDSQRDALLVALETGYFEEPRDATLGDVAADLDISQPAASGLLRRGIKRLIVSSLLDDEESPD
- a CDS encoding thiolase C-terminal domain-containing protein, with the translated sequence MPEPVIASVGASPIGRTDLPGRDLFSVALAEAFDELPDPADVVEAMYVGNQSESYEHQIMHGTLLAEWAGLRHVPAERVEGCAAAGALALRNAVKDVRNGEHEAVLACGVEKMTSAGTSGATDALSAAFDRAIEQRSGVTAPSQYALLAQRYLHETDATERDLAEIAVKNHANAARNPRAQFPKEIDVATVLDSDPVAPPLKLYDCAPVGDGAAAVLVTTAELAADLDCPQVRVAGSGASANNIAVAERNMTDIAGARVVAETAYEEAGIDAAAVDIAEVHDAFTVCEALLAEAAGFAPSGTGYQSYREPAERADGWTDVQLSPSGGLKARGHPIGATGLLQALEAYEQLTGAAGDRAVEGAETALLLNEGGVADAVTVGHVLTTTEAEAR